A region of Mauremys mutica isolate MM-2020 ecotype Southern chromosome 2, ASM2049712v1, whole genome shotgun sequence DNA encodes the following proteins:
- the PTF1A gene encoding pancreas transcription factor 1 subunit alpha yields the protein METVLLEHFPGGLDSFSSPPYFDEEDFFTDQSSRDPLEADEFLEQDVDFLSHQLQEYYRDGGQGEGGYCCEAAAAAANFSSSSSPSSPSFPYECCGAAAAELLSPGGRLKALSSAKRRRRVRSEAELQQLRQAANVRERRRMQSINDAFEGLRSHIPTLPYEKRLSKVDTLRLAIGYINFLSELVQSDLPLRSASSESPSQPKKVIICHRGTRSPSPSDPDYGLPPLAGHSLSWTDEKQLKEQNIIRTAKVWTPEDPRKLNNKSSLNNIENEPPFDFVS from the exons ATGGAGACGGTGCTGCTGGAGCATTTCCCCGGGGGGCTGGACTCCTTCTCCTCGCCCCCCTACTTCGACGAGGAGGATTTCTTCACGGACCAGTCCTCCCGCGACCCCCTGGAAGCGGACGAGTTCCTGGAGCAGGACGTGGACTTCCTGAGCCACCAGCTGCAGGAGTATTACCGGGACGGGGGGCAGGGCGAGGGTGGCTACTGCTGCGAGGCGGCGGCCGCCGCGGCcaacttctcttcctcctcctccccctcctcgccCAGCTTCCCCTACGAGTGCTGCGGGGCGGCCGCCGCCGAGCTGCTGTCCCCGGGGGGCAGGCTCAAGGCGCTGAGCTCCGCCAAGCGGCGCCGGCGGGTGCGCTCCGAGGCCGAgctgcagcagctgaggcaggcgGCCAACGTGCGGGAGCGCCGGAGGATGCAGTCCATCAACGACGCCTTCGAGGGGCTGAGGTCCCACATCCCCACGCTGCCCTACGAGAAGCGGCTCTCCAAGGTGGACACCCTGCGCCTGGCCATTGGCTACATCAACTTCCTGAGCGAGCTGGTGCAGTCGGACCTGCCCCTGCGGAGCGCCAGCAGcgagagccccagccagcccaagAAAGTCATCATCTGCCACCGGGGCACAA GATCACCTTCTCCAAGCGACCCTGATTATGGACTGCCTCCTCTTGCTGGACACTCTCTGTCATGGACTGATGAGAAGCAACTTAAGGAACAAAACATTATTAGAACAGCTAAAGTGTGGACCCCTGAAGACCCCAGAAAACTAAACAACAAATCTTCTCTAAACAACATAGAAAATGAACCTCCATTTGATTTTGTATCATGA